The following proteins are co-located in the Palaemon carinicauda isolate YSFRI2023 chromosome 3, ASM3689809v2, whole genome shotgun sequence genome:
- the LOC137638452 gene encoding rhodopsin-like: MGYWEDPTNMASSGMPSTNPYGNYTVVDTVPHDLLYMVDTHWYQFPPMNPLWYNLIAFWMVVMGSLAIGGNFVVIWVFMNTKSLRTPANMYVVNLAFSDFGMMFCMCPPILVNCYYQTWAFSDIACHIYGMLGSVFGTASIWSMVFITLDRYNVIVKGLSGQPLTANGALLRIFIVWAQTLFWGVLPLFGFCRYVPEGNMTACGTDYLSEDIYSQVYLYLYAADCYILPLFFIIFCYTFIMKAVFNHEKQMREQAKKMGVKSLRSDPEAKKTSNECRLAKVALTTVSLWFIAWTPYFVINMAGLLYKPMVTPLFSIWGSVFAKANAVYNPIVYAISHPKYRAAMEKKIPCLSCATERDDDASNASDATTVASTNEKE, encoded by the coding sequence ATGGGATACTGGGAGGATCCTACTAACATGGCCAGTAGCGGTATGCCCTCAACAAACCCATACGGGAACTACACCGTAGTTGACACGGTGCCCCAtgacctcctttatatggttgataCCCACTGGTACCAGTTTCCTCCTATGAACCCTCTTTGGTATAATCTGATCGCATTTTGGATGGTCGTCATGGGCTCCCTTGCCATTGGTGGTAACTTCGTTGTCATCTGGGTCTTCATGAACACCAAGTCTCTCCGAACTCCTGCTAATATGTACGTCGTGAATTTGGCTTTTTCCGACTTTGGAATGATGTTTTGCATGTGCCCACCAATTCTAGTCAACTGCTATTACCAGACGTGGGCTTTCAGCGATATCGCTTGCCACATATATGGAATGTTGGGTTCTGTGTTCGGAACTGCATCTATTTGGTCGATGGTTTTTATCACTTTGGATCGTTACAATGTCATCGTGAAGGGTCTTTCAGGACAGCCATTGACTGCTAATGGTGCTTTACTACGAATTTTCATTGTATGGGCACAAACACTATTTTGGGGTGTTCTTCCTCTCTTTGGCTTTTGCAGGTATGTTCCTGAAGGCAACATGACCGCCTGCGGTACTGATTACCTCTCTGAAGATATTTATAGTCAAGTATACCTGTATCTTTATGCCGCAGATTGCTACATCCTTCCTCTATTCTTCATTATCTTTTGCTATACATTCATCATGAAAGCTGTTTTCAACCATGAAAAACAAATGCGGGAACAAGCTAAAAAAATGGGTGTAAAGTCCCTGAGAAGTGACCCAGAAGCTAAAAAGACTTCAAATGAATGCCGTCTTGCGAAGGTTGCCCTAACGACTGTGTCCCTATGGTTTATTGCGTGGACTCCTTACTTTGTCATCAATATGGCAGGTCTTCTGTACAAGCCTATGGTCACTCCTCTGTTTTCCATTTGGGGTTCAGTGTTTGCTAAGGCCAATGCAGTGTACAACCCTATTGTTTATGCTATCAGTCATCCCAAATACAGAGCCGCTATGGAAAAGAAGATTCCATGCCTCTCATGCGCTACTGAAAGAGATGATGATGCCAGCAACGCCTCTGATGCCACGACAGTTGCATCTACCAATGAAAAGGAATAG